A region of Selenomonadales bacterium 4137-cl DNA encodes the following proteins:
- a CDS encoding FmdE family protein, with amino-acid sequence MHSAYPDDLNKVLEFHGHMCPGVAIGYRLAKAALAALGYSHPDEGDLVTIAESDRCTIDPFQIILGCTLGKGKLYIDNTGKQAFSVGCRKSGKAVRVIQLPYNYTAENDDLTRRVMAGRVSDEEYRQYKTAREQRIHEILTMPANELLKVAPVNLTLPEKETIHNSPRCAFCGEQVMEPWTRLREGKIACTRCAIPVTR; translated from the coding sequence ATGCACTCTGCTTATCCGGACGATCTCAATAAGGTACTCGAATTTCACGGCCACATGTGCCCCGGCGTCGCCATCGGCTACCGCCTGGCGAAAGCGGCCCTGGCGGCCCTTGGCTATAGCCACCCCGACGAAGGCGACCTGGTCACCATCGCCGAAAGCGACCGCTGCACCATCGACCCCTTTCAGATCATCCTCGGCTGCACGCTCGGCAAAGGCAAACTTTACATCGACAACACCGGCAAACAGGCTTTCAGCGTGGGGTGCCGCAAAAGCGGCAAAGCCGTCAGAGTCATCCAACTGCCCTACAACTATACGGCCGAGAACGACGACCTTACCCGCCGGGTTATGGCCGGCCGCGTATCCGACGAGGAATACCGGCAGTATAAGACCGCCCGCGAACAACGAATCCACGAAATACTGACCATGCCGGCGAACGAACTGCTCAAGGTGGCGCCGGTCAACCTAACCCTGCCGGAGAAAGAAACCATCCACAATTCCCCCCGCTGCGCCTTCTGCGGCGAACAGGTCATGGAGCCCTGGACAAGGCTGCGCGAAGGCAAAATTGCCTGCACCCGCTGCGCTATCCCGGTGACGCGGTAG
- a CDS encoding ABC transporter ATP-binding protein, which yields MLQVKNISFGYSGAGNLLSGLSLTVQDGDIVCLLGPNGAGKTTLLRCLLGISKVHTGSIRVKGREIASVPPAELSRTIAYVPQATDTVFPYRVLDMVVMGRTPHIGFTAVPSRSDVAVAKEALRELGIAHLADCLFSEISGGERQLTLIARAITQQASMLVMDEPTSSLDYGNQVRILKVISQLAGQGYSILMTSHFPNHAFMLCNKVLVMKHGRIIAAGRPEETVTENSLSNLYGARVKIVEIADGATPVKVCIPLLA from the coding sequence ATGCTGCAAGTTAAAAATATAAGCTTTGGCTATTCGGGTGCGGGCAACCTATTATCCGGTCTTTCGTTAACGGTGCAGGACGGCGACATTGTCTGCCTGCTGGGTCCGAACGGCGCCGGCAAGACCACGCTGCTCCGCTGCCTGCTGGGAATTTCCAAGGTCCATACCGGCAGCATCAGGGTAAAGGGCCGGGAAATCGCCTCCGTGCCGCCGGCGGAGCTGTCGCGCACGATAGCCTATGTCCCGCAGGCAACCGACACTGTCTTTCCCTATCGGGTGCTGGACATGGTCGTCATGGGCCGCACCCCGCACATCGGCTTCACCGCCGTCCCCTCCAGGTCCGACGTCGCCGTTGCCAAGGAGGCTCTGCGCGAGCTGGGCATTGCCCATCTCGCCGACTGCCTGTTCAGTGAAATCAGCGGCGGCGAACGCCAGCTTACCCTCATCGCCCGGGCCATTACGCAGCAAGCCAGCATGCTCGTCATGGACGAGCCGACCTCCAGTCTCGACTACGGCAACCAGGTCCGCATACTCAAAGTCATCAGCCAGTTGGCCGGGCAGGGCTACTCCATCCTCATGACCTCCCACTTCCCCAATCACGCCTTCATGCTTTGCAACAAGGTACTGGTCATGAAGCACGGCCGGATAATCGCCGCCGGCCGCCCCGAAGAAACGGTAACTGAGAACAGCCTGAGCAATCTATACGGAGCCAGGGTCAAAATCGTCGAAATCGCCGACGGCGCCACGCCGGTCAAGGTCTGCATACCCCTGCTGGCCTGA
- a CDS encoding methyltransferase: MQRSQTLYQPLEVDPAPLTALSLNRQIYEAVCVALKLGLFKHLQSARTPGEVAGALNLNQDVAHYLLKLLVHADCIAESGGRFAATPLANAYLREDSPLYLGHEFSLDCEYGAKLLTVLSPQSPKATPEPEWTKERLRQIGVFGLMGSIQSTVEAVDLGAARRLLDLGGGHGFYSIAFAQKYPQLEITLFDLPHVAAYAETFIREYALERRISTRGGDFLTDNIGESYDAVLCANVLHSTKRDFLLAKIRQALNPGGQIIVKTRIGDVADNLENAATKLLWQIKGGKELFTFAEWRHFLAAHGFREARLAGLSGIYATITAQTGGTDGHR, translated from the coding sequence ATGCAGCGCAGCCAAACCCTGTACCAACCGCTGGAGGTCGACCCGGCGCCGCTGACCGCCCTGTCGTTGAACAGGCAGATATACGAGGCGGTGTGCGTCGCCTTGAAGCTCGGGCTGTTCAAACACCTGCAGTCGGCCAGAACGCCCGGCGAAGTCGCCGGCGCCCTGAACCTCAACCAGGATGTCGCCCATTATCTCCTAAAATTGCTGGTCCACGCCGACTGCATCGCGGAAAGCGGCGGCAGATTCGCCGCCACGCCGCTCGCAAACGCCTACCTTCGGGAAGACAGCCCGCTGTATCTCGGCCACGAGTTCTCCCTGGACTGCGAATACGGCGCCAAACTGCTGACCGTTCTGTCCCCGCAGTCGCCTAAAGCCACCCCCGAGCCAGAATGGACCAAAGAACGCCTGCGGCAAATCGGCGTCTTCGGCCTGATGGGCTCGATCCAGAGCACCGTGGAAGCCGTCGACCTGGGCGCCGCCCGCCGCCTGCTCGACCTGGGCGGCGGCCACGGGTTCTACAGCATCGCCTTCGCCCAGAAATATCCGCAGCTTGAGATAACCTTGTTCGACTTGCCCCACGTCGCCGCATATGCCGAGACTTTCATCCGCGAATACGCCCTGGAGCGGCGGATTTCCACCCGCGGCGGCGACTTCCTCACCGACAACATCGGCGAAAGTTACGACGCCGTCCTCTGCGCCAACGTCCTGCACAGCACCAAGCGCGACTTCCTGCTCGCCAAAATCCGCCAGGCCCTCAACCCGGGCGGGCAAATCATCGTCAAGACCCGCATCGGCGATGTCGCCGACAATCTTGAGAACGCCGCCACCAAACTCCTGTGGCAGATCAAGGGCGGCAAGGAGCTGTTCACCTTCGCCGAGTGGCGGCACTTTCTGGCGGCTCACGGCTTCCGGGAAGCCAGGCTGGCCGGCCTGTCCGGCATATACGCCACAATCACCGCCCAAACAGGAGGCACCGATGGCCACCGATAA
- a CDS encoding radical SAM protein, which produces MNCNFCERRCDLSDGKLGVCRMYRQEDGAVRERFPLRWSTYMLSRIESLPFYHAYPGSRSMTIGTLGCNFDCRYCANGFVAKSDPESLLDDLYEFTPRELVAMAVKRGCHNIVFNVNEPTVSLLSLQQLAKAAAAAEMPMGCLTNAYMTEEATHLMAGIFSFMNISLKGLSAEFCREYLGIADAGPVLRNIRNLAATTHLEITTPVIQSVNDGDIDRIAEFIASVDPKIPWHVFRLLPEHKMKDADYPNVAAIDKALEKSRRLLPYVYFHNFVGSDWVNTLCPHCKTPVIERFSLGCGGDRLSRYHCLGDKCPACGGAINIHGRRTYWNSGEGTA; this is translated from the coding sequence GTGAACTGCAATTTCTGCGAGCGGCGCTGCGACCTAAGCGATGGCAAGTTGGGCGTCTGCCGCATGTACCGCCAGGAGGACGGCGCCGTCCGCGAACGGTTTCCCCTGCGCTGGAGCACCTATATGCTGTCGCGGATCGAGTCCCTGCCGTTTTACCACGCCTACCCCGGCAGCCGCAGCATGACCATCGGCACCTTGGGCTGCAACTTCGACTGCCGCTACTGCGCCAACGGTTTTGTCGCCAAAAGCGACCCTGAAAGCCTGCTCGACGACCTGTACGAATTCACGCCCCGCGAGCTGGTGGCGATGGCCGTCAAACGCGGCTGCCATAACATCGTCTTCAACGTCAACGAGCCGACCGTCTCGCTCCTCTCCCTCCAGCAACTGGCCAAAGCGGCAGCCGCGGCGGAAATGCCGATGGGCTGCCTCACCAACGCCTACATGACCGAAGAAGCAACCCATCTGATGGCCGGAATTTTCTCCTTCATGAACATCAGCCTTAAGGGGCTGTCAGCCGAATTTTGCCGGGAGTACCTCGGCATAGCCGACGCCGGGCCGGTGCTGCGCAACATCCGGAATCTGGCGGCGACCACCCACCTGGAAATCACCACCCCGGTAATTCAGTCGGTCAACGACGGCGACATCGACCGAATCGCCGAATTCATCGCCAGCGTCGACCCGAAAATCCCCTGGCACGTGTTCCGCCTGCTGCCCGAGCACAAAATGAAGGATGCCGACTACCCCAACGTCGCCGCCATCGACAAAGCTTTGGAGAAAAGCCGCCGGCTGCTGCCGTACGTGTATTTCCACAACTTCGTCGGCTCCGACTGGGTCAACACCCTTTGCCCGCACTGCAAAACACCGGTAATCGAGCGCTTCAGCCTGGGCTGCGGCGGCGACCGGCTCAGCCGCTATCACTGCCTCGGCGACAAATGCCCGGCCTGCGGCGGCGCTATCAACATCCATGGCCGACGGACCTACTGGAACTCCGGGGAGGGAACGGCATGA
- a CDS encoding ABC transporter substrate-binding protein, with protein MRTQRHIWFVLLVALSLALAGCGQEQAMPAPVTKPGDRIVTDMAGRDVALPAKVKKVYAVSPVETVLLYTLAPDLQAGWSYHMAGRENLFILPEYRDLPVLGAWTAFSGTASVEEILKIKPDLILLAKPIGPAARTLADEIHQLTKLPVFVVDGSLTGMEQAYLYAGRALGREDRAARLAAYCRETLAMVRDKKPLLAGRKPVTVYYAEGAKGLETEPSGSWHAEIIEYVGGVNVAGVDVPKGGNIGRSPVSLEQLLLWDPELILISYFHDSENSSFPQIMGAAGWRDIRAVQSRRVYEIPHYPFNWFDRPPSVNRLIGIKWVANLLYPDVYPLDLRAEVKKFYALFYHYQLSEEETDRLLRRSQR; from the coding sequence ATGAGAACACAACGCCACATCTGGTTTGTCCTGCTCGTCGCCCTATCGCTCGCCCTCGCCGGCTGCGGCCAAGAGCAGGCCATGCCGGCGCCAGTCACCAAACCCGGCGACCGCATTGTCACGGACATGGCCGGGCGCGATGTCGCGCTGCCGGCCAAAGTCAAAAAAGTATACGCCGTGTCGCCGGTGGAAACGGTGCTCCTCTATACCCTGGCCCCCGACCTGCAGGCCGGCTGGAGCTATCACATGGCCGGCAGGGAAAACCTGTTCATCCTGCCCGAGTATCGCGACCTGCCTGTCCTGGGGGCCTGGACGGCTTTCAGCGGCACCGCCAGCGTCGAAGAAATCCTCAAGATCAAGCCCGACCTCATCCTGCTGGCCAAACCGATCGGACCGGCGGCACGGACCCTGGCCGACGAAATTCACCAGCTTACCAAGCTGCCGGTTTTCGTCGTCGACGGGTCGCTGACCGGCATGGAGCAAGCCTACCTTTACGCCGGCCGGGCGCTGGGCCGCGAGGACCGCGCCGCCCGGCTGGCCGCCTACTGCCGCGAGACGCTCGCCATGGTCCGGGACAAAAAACCGCTGCTGGCCGGCCGCAAACCGGTGACCGTCTATTACGCCGAAGGGGCGAAAGGGCTGGAAACCGAGCCGAGCGGCTCCTGGCACGCCGAAATCATCGAATATGTCGGCGGCGTCAACGTGGCCGGCGTCGACGTCCCCAAAGGCGGAAACATCGGCCGCAGCCCGGTTTCCCTGGAGCAGCTTCTGTTATGGGACCCCGAGCTCATCCTGATCTCCTACTTCCACGACAGCGAAAACAGCAGTTTCCCGCAAATCATGGGCGCCGCCGGCTGGCGCGACATCCGCGCCGTGCAGAGTCGGCGGGTCTACGAAATTCCCCACTACCCGTTCAACTGGTTCGACCGCCCGCCATCGGTCAACAGGCTCATCGGCATCAAATGGGTGGCCAATTTGCTCTACCCCGACGTATACCCGCTGGACCTGCGGGCCGAAGTCAAGAAGTTTTACGCGCTGTTCTACCACTACCAGCTTTCCGAAGAGGAAACGGACCGGTTGCTGCGCCGCTCGCAGCGCTAA
- a CDS encoding iron ABC transporter permease: protein MATDNTPAALHKASFGPRLRVGGLALPAMALILLAVFAGSFLVGRFPVSPETVLAIVAAKIAGLPQTWPDSLETVIFKVRLPRILAAVLVGAALSLAGAAYQNLFRNPLMAPEMLGATWGAAFGAVLGMVFRQSWLAMELTAFVFGLLAVACTVCINLRFGSRHAITLVLAGIVVSAFFQSATSALKYLADPMDTLPALTFWLMGGLSKITLQDVAWTALPVAVPAAVLYRVRWRINVLSVGEEEAHTLGVDVKRTRMLVLVCATLMTAAVVSISGIIHWVGLLIPHLARMLVGADFSRVLPASMLLGGTYMLVMDNLSRSIASIEIQVGILTALIGAPFFVFLLARAKKGWA, encoded by the coding sequence ATGGCCACCGATAACACTCCGGCAGCCCTGCACAAAGCGTCCTTCGGTCCGCGCCTCCGCGTCGGCGGCCTGGCGCTGCCGGCGATGGCTCTCATACTGCTCGCCGTCTTCGCCGGTTCCTTTCTCGTCGGCCGCTTCCCCGTATCGCCGGAAACGGTGCTGGCAATCGTGGCGGCCAAAATCGCCGGCCTGCCCCAGACCTGGCCGGACAGCCTGGAAACCGTCATCTTCAAGGTGCGCCTGCCGCGGATACTCGCGGCCGTGCTGGTCGGAGCGGCCCTGTCGCTCGCGGGCGCGGCCTACCAGAACCTGTTCCGCAACCCCCTCATGGCCCCGGAGATGCTGGGCGCGACCTGGGGCGCCGCCTTCGGCGCCGTTTTGGGCATGGTTTTTCGTCAGTCCTGGCTGGCGATGGAACTTACCGCCTTCGTTTTCGGCCTGCTGGCGGTCGCCTGCACCGTCTGCATCAATCTGCGGTTCGGCAGCCGGCACGCCATCACCCTCGTGCTGGCCGGCATAGTCGTATCCGCCTTCTTCCAGTCAGCCACCTCGGCCCTGAAATACCTCGCCGACCCGATGGATACGCTCCCGGCCCTGACCTTCTGGCTGATGGGCGGTCTGTCGAAGATCACCCTGCAGGACGTCGCCTGGACGGCGCTGCCGGTCGCCGTTCCGGCCGCCGTGCTCTACCGGGTGCGCTGGCGGATAAACGTCCTCAGCGTCGGCGAGGAGGAAGCGCACACCCTGGGCGTCGACGTAAAACGCACCCGGATGCTCGTGCTGGTCTGCGCCACCCTCATGACAGCCGCGGTGGTTAGCATCAGCGGCATCATCCACTGGGTCGGGCTGCTCATCCCCCACCTGGCCCGCATGCTGGTCGGGGCCGACTTTTCGCGGGTACTGCCGGCGTCGATGCTGCTCGGCGGCACCTATATGCTGGTCATGGACAATCTCAGCCGGAGCATAGCCTCGATCGAGATCCAAGTGGGGATACTCACCGCTTTGATCGGCGCCCCCTTCTTCGTCTTTCTGCTCGCCCGGGCCAAAAAAGGCTGGGCGTGA
- the tsaA gene encoding tRNA (N6-threonylcarbamoyladenosine(37)-N6)-methyltransferase TrmO, with the protein MNDHSFTQVTDIRPVGHVDSRCGKVEDMPLGGLQAMIRLAPDFQPALLRISEHSHIWVLTWFHQADRSVLRVRPSKVNPDLPEYGIFAIRCSSRPNPIALTLVTLDKVDGCDLYVTGLDAVDGTPVLDIKPYYGDDIVFSPLTPHIPARDLTARAANLRKLALRHHGEACLGLELGVRIALLAEEHFGQLHSPALTVAVEGDPCLADVLQGLTRARLANPPRFSYMASPGAGSVMWAQNGRTLRIDIRPDVDLALARSASPAELFRLGAETAPGGER; encoded by the coding sequence GTGAACGACCATTCATTCACTCAAGTCACGGATATCAGGCCGGTAGGCCATGTCGATAGCCGCTGCGGCAAAGTCGAGGACATGCCGCTGGGCGGCCTTCAGGCCATGATCCGCCTCGCGCCGGACTTTCAGCCGGCGCTGCTGCGCATCAGCGAACACAGCCACATATGGGTGCTTACCTGGTTTCACCAGGCTGACCGGTCGGTTCTGAGGGTGCGGCCGTCCAAGGTCAACCCCGACCTGCCCGAATACGGGATATTCGCCATCCGCTGCTCCTCCCGCCCCAACCCCATCGCCCTTACGCTCGTGACGCTCGATAAAGTGGACGGCTGCGACCTGTACGTCACCGGCCTGGACGCGGTCGACGGAACGCCGGTGCTTGACATCAAACCGTACTATGGAGACGACATCGTCTTCTCGCCGCTGACCCCCCACATCCCGGCGCGCGACCTGACGGCCCGGGCCGCGAACTTACGAAAGCTGGCTCTCAGGCATCACGGCGAGGCGTGCCTCGGCCTGGAACTCGGCGTCCGGATCGCCTTGCTGGCCGAAGAACACTTTGGCCAACTCCATTCCCCCGCGCTTACAGTTGCGGTCGAAGGCGACCCCTGCCTTGCGGACGTCCTGCAGGGCCTGACGCGGGCCCGGTTGGCCAATCCGCCCCGCTTCAGCTATATGGCCTCGCCGGGCGCAGGCAGCGTAATGTGGGCGCAAAACGGCCGGACGCTGCGGATTGATATCAGGCCGGACGTGGACTTGGCCCTGGCGCGGTCCGCATCGCCGGCCGAGCTTTTCCGTTTGGGCGCGGAAACCGCACCCGGTGGCGAAAGATGA
- a CDS encoding biopolymer transporter ExbD, translated as MRTKGRRKIGVHIDMTPMVDIMMLLVIFFMMSTAFVVVYPGFSVSLPQADANKQPVGHVAVLVTRDGRIAVDGRPVAKAGLTSLLRSLGDAKTIVSVQADKEASHGRVVEVMDEIRKAGITKISIATAAKEP; from the coding sequence GTGCGGACTAAAGGGCGGCGAAAAATCGGCGTCCACATCGACATGACGCCGATGGTCGACATCATGATGCTGCTGGTTATTTTCTTCATGATGTCCACAGCGTTCGTGGTTGTCTATCCCGGCTTTTCCGTCAGCCTTCCCCAGGCCGACGCCAACAAGCAGCCTGTCGGGCATGTCGCCGTCCTGGTGACGAGAGACGGGCGGATCGCGGTGGACGGCCGCCCGGTCGCCAAGGCCGGGCTGACGTCGCTCCTGCGAAGCCTCGGCGACGCCAAGACGATCGTTTCCGTCCAGGCGGACAAGGAGGCAAGCCACGGGCGTGTAGTCGAAGTAATGGACGAAATCCGTAAAGCAGGCATTACCAAAATATCCATCGCCACCGCAGCGAAGGAACCGTGA
- a CDS encoding energy transducer TonB, whose protein sequence is MKTKTWLPAAVISAVVHSLLLVAVAQGFGHMPPPEKEKPYIEVELTKVLPSQSILDTKPPPVDEPKPVDSAAPTEPAPAEPSPVVVDQPVKLTTGPPVAASRAGNEAVAIPSGGPAPKGAPGVSKGAPVKSARRLAVVYSPAPEYPADARSQRWEGTVRVDVLIDENGLVQDVQLAASSGSSSLDRAALDCLRTWRFRPAYQDGRPIAVRATVPVVFRLD, encoded by the coding sequence GTGAAAACCAAAACGTGGCTGCCGGCAGCCGTAATCTCCGCCGTCGTTCACTCCCTGCTCCTCGTGGCCGTGGCCCAAGGCTTCGGCCACATGCCGCCGCCGGAAAAAGAAAAACCGTATATCGAAGTCGAACTTACGAAAGTCTTGCCTTCCCAGTCCATCCTCGACACCAAGCCGCCACCTGTCGATGAGCCGAAACCCGTGGACAGCGCCGCTCCGACCGAACCCGCGCCGGCTGAACCCTCACCGGTCGTCGTCGACCAGCCGGTTAAGCTCACTACGGGACCGCCGGTCGCGGCCAGCCGCGCCGGCAACGAGGCGGTGGCGATTCCGAGCGGCGGCCCCGCCCCCAAAGGCGCCCCCGGCGTCTCCAAGGGCGCCCCGGTCAAATCCGCCCGGCGGCTGGCGGTGGTGTACTCGCCGGCGCCGGAGTATCCGGCCGACGCCCGTTCCCAGCGCTGGGAAGGCACGGTCCGAGTCGACGTGCTCATCGATGAGAACGGCCTTGTCCAGGATGTACAGCTTGCCGCCAGTTCAGGCAGCAGCTCGCTCGACCGGGCCGCGCTCGACTGTCTGCGCACCTGGCGTTTCCGGCCCGCATATCAGGATGGGCGGCCGATCGCAGTGCGGGCGACCGTACCGGTCGTATTCAGGCTTGATTAA
- a CDS encoding MotA/TolQ/ExbB proton channel family protein: MTGLQDVLTKGGLVFCLIIACSFIAVTVAVQRWWFLRWAEKADTAFAARIRQTGGATAPPYGDSPLSRLWAGLRGGNTGAAAESALLDESLRLERYLYVLATIATIAPLLGLLGTVFGMIKTFHAAAASGVGNPQMLAEGIAEALYNTAAGLTVTVFCIISHNFLRNWADRLTQSLEARLGELQALATARGDNCAD; the protein is encoded by the coding sequence ATGACCGGCCTGCAAGATGTATTAACAAAAGGCGGCCTGGTGTTCTGCCTGATCATCGCCTGCTCGTTCATCGCCGTGACGGTAGCCGTTCAGCGCTGGTGGTTCCTTCGCTGGGCGGAAAAAGCAGACACCGCCTTCGCGGCCAGAATCAGGCAAACTGGCGGCGCGACCGCGCCGCCCTACGGCGACAGCCCCCTGTCCCGGCTGTGGGCCGGGCTGCGCGGCGGCAATACCGGAGCGGCGGCAGAAAGCGCCCTGCTCGACGAAAGCCTCCGCCTGGAAAGATACCTGTATGTCCTGGCGACCATCGCCACCATCGCCCCTCTCCTGGGGCTGCTGGGAACGGTCTTCGGGATGATCAAAACCTTTCACGCCGCGGCCGCCAGCGGGGTCGGCAATCCGCAGATGCTGGCCGAAGGCATCGCCGAGGCTTTGTACAACACCGCCGCCGGCCTGACGGTGACCGTCTTTTGCATCATAAGCCACAACTTCCTGCGCAACTGGGCCGACCGGCTGACCCAGTCGCTGGAGGCGAGGCTCGGCGAACTGCAGGCGCTCGCGACTGCCAGAGGTGATAACTGTGCGGACTAA